GACACtacattcctaaatataagtctcaAAAGAATATTAGTACACCGGTCTTTATGATGCGATGAACGTTTTCCTAATTGAACCGATGCAGCGAATATTAGCACACCGGTCTTTTTTAACAATACACCTGACATTAACGACCCAAATGCATGTTCGATTTTACTGCCATCCGATATCTGTGCATGGTAATATCAAAACAGAAAAATATGGAAGGGCATGTTTTTTTGGTACAATGTGAAGTGGATTCATGAATGGGTAACTGGTACCTTCATTTGAATAAACTTCGTCCAAGAATTTTGCTGCCATGCAATGTTCTTCAGTTATGCGAGTGATGATCTAACGTTGTGCAAGTACACAGTTTCATATGTTTGCTTAGTTAATCCAAACACACCATGCCCATGATCATATGAATAAACTGAAGGACATGCATGATATCACCGAGAGTGAATAAAGTGATGTGCCCTGATAAAATATGAAATTTTTTCAAGTGTAATTACATTGATTAGATGATGCTGGTTTTCGAAATTTCAAACAATACATCACCACCTCTGTTTAGAAACACTACAAATAGCAACCTACCTCTGAATCTCATATGGTTCTCTGAGATTTGTATGTCGGCTTACCCATTATAATGCCCTGTAGGTGTCCAAAACACCATTACACAGGTCATTCTGCTTTTGTAATAAGGTATTAGCTTGCATACGTGCAATTTTTAGCTAGCATTATTCTTAGGAGGATGGAGGCACTATTTCCCCTCCCTCTTCGTCACACACCTATCAGTCGTCGGCGTCGCCACTGACCGCCGTGACCTGGTCTACTGCGGAATGCGTCGCTAAAAAGATTGAGAAACCTCTTTCCAACATACTTCTATTTGTGATGCTTTGTTCGGGAGTGCTATCATAATTTCATTGATGTGCTATTGTGCTTATAAGTACTGATGATGGATTCTATTTCTATGACAAATATCCATTTCATATTTTTGCAGCATTGTTAAGTGTTTTTGTTTGCCCTGATTTACAGTGGGTGTTATCCTCGAAAGAGATCAACTTCCCATATCTAGTGGCACTAACTTTGTTGCATATGGTGTTCTCATCTGTAGTATGCTTTGCAGCTACAAAGATTTTCAAGATACTTAATAGCATCAGATTTTTACATGGTTGCCATGGATATCTCTAATCTGTGTAATAATTAAGACGTCATACTTTTGGAATTCCAATTACTTTGTTGACATTCAAGAAATCCATATCTTACTATTTTTTTATGTGAGCTTATCATGTGCTCTTAGTATCTTACAAAATTTTGATGTACTTCACTTTCCTGATACTATACTGCCATGGGTCATTTCGCTAATGGAGGTGTGTGGTGCAATCTAAGTTGGAGTACACCTTGTATGCTCATATATCCCTCATGTTGCTAATCTACAGGAAGACATTCTATCTTATATTTTTGTTGCCTAAAGAAACAAATGAACCTCATGTTTTTCCTTGATAGTCTATTAGTCATGCCGTTGGCTATTGTTATTTGGAGTGTAGATTGAAATGCTTCAGATTTTGTGCCTCATGTAATAACACAATTATGTTATGAAATCAAACTATCCTATTTCTAATAAGATTAAGTCTATCTATTGGCTGCTAATGATTGTGTTCACAAATAAATTATATTGTTGTTTATTAAGTGTTTCTGCCAGATGTGTTCCGCATGCTCATTTGTTTTGCTAATATGATGTTATGGTGGCGTTCATTTGTCCGCTGTACCATTGAGCTATGTTGCTGCATGTTATGGTGGCGTTCCATTGTCTGAATTTGGATCGTGGTGCAGGTCTCGGCAGCACCCAATGGCAGGCTGAATGATGTGGTGGCATCTCCAAACCCTCAGGTGTCGTCCGCAGGGCAGTGGGCAACAATAGGGCAGCAGGAGTACAAGAATGCCAACATGTATGCTGGCGCTGACCCCTACGTAGTATTACTACAGAGGTGAAGCACTAAAGCACCATTTAGTTTTCTATTGAATTGGTTATCGCAGTTCGAATTAGCCCGATAACAATGCCTTTTGGGATTTGCAGGCTGGGGGATTATTCAGTCTATGTGGGCGTTGACGGAGCAGAGTCATTTAACCCTGTGAGTGTTATATCCTGTACTTTACATACCTTTATCCATCCTAAAAAATATCATACCTAGAAAAATTCTCATGGAGAATTTTTATGCATCCATTCCCATATCCTTCATGAGGCGCTCATCTTCCTGCGCTTTTTAGCAATTAAGGATCTGTACTACTTAGTTTCCATTTGTTGGATTGGAACTTAAATTCAAAGATCTTCTCACAGTGCGCTCTTAATCAACAACTTCAAGCATATACTTTATGAAAAATTAACGGCCCAATTAAAAAGCAAGATTATCGGTTATTGGAATTCAGGAGTGAATTTCAATGTCATTTTGTATTGTATATGCTAAATTCGAAGTCTTTGTTAAACTCTCTTTGAGTGATGTTTGTATTAGGGACGAAAAAGAGCTGATGTTCTATCCATTTTCTAATCTCCATGTTAAATAAATAATCTAGGTAATTGTGATGTTCAATTCAAAAGCATAGCATCAAACTGTGCTATTTTTAATCATATTATGTATATGCTAGTAGTTCTGTAGGATAATTTTCTGAAATAGCACCGAGCTAAGCAATGCCATGGTTACGACTCTAATACATGATTCTTTCCACCAGGGAAATGTGCTAGCAAGGGTATGATCGAGCATGATGGACATGATGGATGGCAGGAAATAGAACTATAGAAAGGGAGATCTCGTGAAGTGTTTTGGCGAATGGCGATGCAATGCTTGTGCTCCTGGTAGCAGGCCAATGTGGTTGGATGAGCTCAGCACATCAAATGGTGCAATCGAGTTGTATGCCAAAAAATGATTGTCTTCGGGATGCCAAGTTGTCTCTAGAGGAGGGTGGATCCCTTAACTGTGAGGTTGGTGCTTTGATATTTCTACTGTCGGCCATGTGTTATAGAAGCAATCTCTGTAGTCCTGTATATTTATTATGTGGACTGCCGTGTGATACTTGGCATGTCAATCCATACTCTCAGATGCATTTTATCTAACCATAATGCCGTTGGTTTCAGATAATTTCAAGCCGCAAGATAATGGCACAGACCCAAGCATGTTGTGCTTCAAGATGAGGAGCCAGGCCTGACGACAAACACATGAAGTGGTGGTGCGATGGAAGAATACGGCTTGGACAATTCCAGCGAGATGTGGCTCGCGTGGATGTCGGCGATGCAGCAATCAGAAGATCCTTTGGTTTGACTGCTCCCATGTCCTCCAATCCTTCTGTTTTCCTAgaatttttttctctttcttcCATGAGTAGGGATTTAATCTTTTGAAGTTTGTACAAGGGGTTTGCTGACCACCTGATTGCCATTCCTCTTCTCCTTGCCTATCTTTTGGAGCATGTTAGGCTTTGATTTCAATTTAATGTTGTGCTCTATCATCCACCTTGTAAGACTGTCACATACTATATGATAATATGGACCTATTAACTTGATATGCCTGATGATTGAACACTTTTCTGCTAAGCTTGTGTTAACTCTATTTATATTTTAACAACTGAGCTACTCTGGCACGCATATGCACGTTCACAACTGCACAATCAAGGTAGGTGCGCAATGGACCGCAGAGGAGGCGCGCCCAGGTCGCGCCCCAACCACTAGTAaagagtaagaagagcctaagcttggggatgcccatggcacccaagttattatccaaagagaagcaagcaactaagcttggggatgccctgagtggcatcccctctttcttctaatgaccatcggtattttacttgaagctacatttttattcgtcacatacaatgagttttgcttggagcgtcttgtatgatattcttgttttgttttgctttttaagtcttgaatccttgctgaacacacctatttgagagagccaaaattatgccatgacttgttagaattgctctctatgcttcacttaaatttttatgagctatggatttgctctagtgcttcacttatatatttttaagcacggtgtgctttagtatttttgaagaaatgatctcttgcttcacttagatttatttgagagttagtaaaattttcaagaaattctctctggcttcacttaaattattttgagagaaagaaatattatactcatgatcttcacttatatttgtttgagcttatcaaaagcaacacatgaaaattagtcccaaagtgatagatatccaagaaggatataataaaaactttcatgaagatcattggacaaaataaacttgattccttgtaatagttttgagatatgatgatgtgatatgcgagtcatgttgatgagtaattatgctttagtaagaatattggtgttaaggtttgtgattccctatgcaagcatgaaagtcaatagtcatgcaatgaaattatatcctacttgtggtgcattattcggtgttaattatgcttaatgctcgcttatgagattattcgtttcttggttggtcgcttctcaatcttttgctagccttcattttgcactaagtgtgatcactacttgtgcatccaaaaacctttaaactagttttgccacatgagtccactatatctacctatatgtggtaaacttctcttttgtgtgttcgtaccgctcgtgaggtggtgaggggtggctaatagtttccatgctagatgtgttattctcatgatgagtgtttattgacttgtcattgcacgagagtaaggaaaaggtattagggatgcccagtcccgaaatgaaaaatgaatttattttatgttgtcaaataataaattccttaaaaagtgttggtatggaaggcaactgtggattcggctagccatgaaaagtgaaagtatggtggaaaaggaataaactttattttatgtttgggaacctcctatgatatatttagcatggaaagtgttgggaactctaagtcgtttttgttggtgggaaaggcacacctcccaaaatgtttttatctctaagtttttcgctttgagctctggcacctctacaaatccctacttccctccgtgaaggacctttcttttactttatgcaatttttattttcaatttgccatcttctcttataaaagcaccaactaggaggcattatgatcgtacttgagtattgggtgtagttaatatgcgagtatgtttcatgaatggatcaatgattgagcatgatgggctagggataacttattttagcattgatattttgaaagacatggttgcttgttaatatgcttgagtatttaagtcatcatgtcaaaactagactattgctttgaatcatataaaagtccaaatgtccatgctataaagaaaagaatatcaGATGACATGTTAGGTGATAtatctccaacgtatccataatttttgattgttttggatatttaatgggctttattatacacttttatattatttttggaactaacctattaacccaaggcccagtccaaattgctatttttttgcctatttcagtgttccgcagaaaaataatatcaaacggagtccaaacggaatgaaaccttcgggagcgtgatttttggaacaaacgtgatccagaggacttggagtggacgtcaagaaacatacgaggaggccacgtggcagggggcgtgcctacccccctgggcgcgcccttcacccttgtggctccaccgacctacttcttcctcctatatatacctacataccccaaaaccatcgaggagcaccacgaaaacctaattccaccgccgcaaccttctgtacccgtgagatcccatcttggggccttttccggcgctctgccggagggggcgtcgatcacggagggcttctacatcaacaccatagcctctccgatgatgtgtgagtagtttaccacagaccttcgggtccatagttattagttagatggcttcttctctctctctctttggatctcaatacaaagttctcctcgatcctgttggagatctatttgatgtaactctttttgcggtgtgtttgttgagatccgatgaattgtgggtttatgatccagattatctatgaacaatatttgaatcttctctgaattcttttatgtatgattggttatctttgcaagtctcttcgaattatcattttggtttggcctactagattgatctttcttgcaatgggagaagtgcttagctttgggttcaatcatgcggtgcttgatcccagtgacagtaggggaaacgacacgtattgtattgttgccatagaggataaaaagatggggtttatatcatattgcatgagtttatccctctacgtcatgtcatcttacctaatgcgttactctgttcttatgaacttaatactctagatgcatgctagatagcggtcgatgtgtggagtaatagtagtagatgcaggcaggagtcggtctacttgtcgcggacgtgatgcctatatacatgatcatgcctagatattctcataattatgcacttttctatcaattgctcgacagtaatttgttcacccaccgtaatacttatgctatcttgagagaagccactagtgaaacctatggcccatgggtctattttccatcatattaatctcccgtcaacaagctatttctggcaccatttattttgcaatctttacttttaatctttatcataaaaatagcaaaaatattatcttatcatctctatcagatctcacttttgcaaatggccgtgaagggattgacaacccctttatcgcgttggttgcaaggttcttatttgtttgtgtaggtacgagggacttgcgtgtggcctcctactggattgataccttggttctcaaaaactgagggaaatacttacgctactttgctgcatcaccctttcctcttcaagggaaaaccaacgcagtgctcaagaggtagcattaggcagcattccacatcaaaaattctgtttttatcacttacctactcgaggacgagcatgagttaagcttggggatgctgatacgtctccaacatatctataattttgattgttgcatgctgtttgatgtcacttgaagctacgtcggtatttccccaaagaggaagggatgatgcaacacagcggcggtaggtatttccctcagatatgaaaccaaggttatcgaacaagtaggagaaccaagcaatacaacgtaaacagcccctgcagacagataacaaatcctcacaacccgacgtgttaaaggggttgtcaatccctttcggggtacggcgcctgaAGATAGGCAAACATACGTGAGATAattttgtagtaaattgatagatcgaacgctaaataaaataaataaggaaaaattgcagcaaggtatttttgtatttttagtttaatagatttgaaaataaaagcaaaggaaaagtagatagcaaaggcaaatatatgagaaagagacccggggccgtaggtttcactagtggcttctctcgagaaaaatagcgaacggtgggtgaacaaattactgttgggcaattgatagaacttctaatactcatgaagatatccaggcaatgatcattatataggcatcacgtccaagattagtagaccgactcctgcctgcatctactactattactccacacatcgaccgctatccagcatgcatctagtgtattaagttcatggaaaaacggagtaatgcaataagaacgatgacatgatgtagacaagatctatctatgtagagatataccccatcgttttatccttagtagcaacgatacatacgtgtcggttccctttctgtcactgggatcaagcaccataagatcggacccactacaaagcacctcaccccattgcaagataaatagatcaagttggccaaataaaaccaaaatatcggagaagaaatacgaggctataagagatcatgcataaaagagatcaaagaaactcaaatactttcatggatataaaaagatagatctgatcataaactcaaagttcatcgatcaaaacaaacacaccgcaaaagagttacatcatatggatctccaagagaccattgtattgagaatttagagagagggagagagagatagccatctagctactaactatggacccgaaggtctacaaagaactactcacgcatcatcggagaggcaccaatggaggtggtgaaccccatccgagatggtgtctagattggatctggtggttctggacactgcggcggctggatgaatatttcgtcgactcccctagtgttctggaaatattggggtatttatagagcaaagaggcggtccggggggaacccgaggtgggcacaacccaccagggcgcgcctgagcctccttgcgcgccctggtgggttgtgcctccctcggggcacccccaggcgcagccagggcccgttgtgttccttctggcccataaaatttctccgtaaagttttggggcatttggactccgtctgatattgattttctgcgatgtaaaaaacatggaaaaacagcaactggcacttggcactatgtcaataggttagtaccaaaaaatgatataaaatgactataaaatgattataaaacatccaagattgataatataacagcatggaaatccaaaattatagatacgttggagacgtatcagcatccccaagcttaactcctactcgtcctcgagtagggaagtgataaaaacataatttttgatgtggaatggtgcctatcatgtcatatcacattcttttctttatagcgtggacatttggacttttgtattgttcaaagcaatagtctagttttgacatgataatttaaatactcaagcatatcaacaaggaaccatgtctttcaaaatatcaacgctaaaataagttatccctagcccatcatgctcaaacattgatccattcattaaacacactcgaatattagttacacccaatacttaagtacgatcatattgcctcctagttggtgcttttgtaagataagatggagactcaatttcaaaaataaaaattgcataaagtaaaagaaaggcccttcgcagagggaagtagggatttgtaggggtgccagagctcaaagcgaaaaacttagagataaaaacattttgggaggtgtatccatcccaccaatgaaaacgacttagagttcccaacactttccatgctagatatatcataggcggttcccaaacaaaaaataaagtttattcctttttcaaccatgctttcactttccatggctagccgtatccacaatttccctccataccaacactttccaaggaatttattatttgacaacataatgtaaattcatttttcatttcgggactgggcatccctaatacctttgccttactctcgtgcaatgacaagtcaataaacactcatcgtgagaatatcacatctagcatggaaaatattagccacccctcaccagctcgcgagcggtacgaacacacaaaagagaagtttattttgaaaattagagatggcacatacaaatttgcttagaacggcaaaagaataccgcatataggtagatatagtggactcatgtggcaaaactagtttaagggtttttggatgcacaagtagagatcatacttagtgcaaaatgaaggctagcaaaagattgagaagcgaccaaccaagaaacgaataatcccataagaaagcattaagcataaataacatcgaataatgcaccacaagtaggatataatttcattgcatgattattgactttcgtacatgcatagggaatcactaaccttaacaccaatattcttactaaagcataattactcatcaacataactcacatatcacatcatcatatctcaaaactattactaagaatcaagttttttttgtccaatgatcttcatgaaagtttttatcatatcttcttggatatctatcactttgggactaatttttatGTGCTGATTTTGACAAGCTCCAACAAATATAAGTGAatatcatgagcataatatttttctttctttctctcaaattaatttaagtgaagcaagagagaatttcttaattttttactaactctcaaataaatctaagtgaagcaagagagcatttcttcaaaaatactaagcacaccgtgctcaaaaagatataagtgaagcactagagcaagtccattgctcataaaaatttaagtgaagattTTGGCTCTCTCAATAGGTGTGTCAAGtaagggatcaagacttaaaacacaaaataaaacaagcaaagactcatatcatacaagacgctccaagcaaaacacatattatgtgacgaataaaaatatggcttcgagtaaaataccgatggtcgttaaaagaaagaggggatgccacttgggggcatccccaagcttcgccaagcttaggctcttctatcctttattccttcatccattgtaAGATACCCCacaacttgaaaacttcaatcacacaaaactcaacaaaaccttcgtgagatccgttagtgtaagaaagcaaatcactactataagtactgtaccaaaccaattcatattttgtttttgcattagaTCTATTGTATTGCAatttttctatggcaaaaactcatcaaagaaaacaatagagccatcaaaataagcacacaacgcaaagaaaacagaatctgtcaaaactgaatagtgtgtagcaatctgactatttcgaaaacttatggaactcaaaaaattctgaaaaattaggacgacctgagcaatttgtatattgatctactgcaattgaaattggtattttatcacgctctggtaaaaaatgagaattgttttcgtgagcgtaaaagtttctatttttcagcaagatcaaacaactatcacccaagaagatgctaaaggctttacttggcacaaacactaactaaaacacaaaaaaccacaatcataacagtagcgtcattgtgctaacactcaagaacagaaagaaaaaagcaaaatataaattttattcattgggttgcctcccaacaagcgctatagttttacgcccttagctaggcataaagcaaggatctaagttttgtcatctttggttcgagattcatgagatgccctcatgattgattcatatggtggcctaattattgttctaggaaagtgttccatacccttcctcaaaggaaattggaacttaatattgccgtctttcatatcaatcacggtaccgatagtgcgtaaaaacggtctaccaagaataattggacaagacggattgcaatcaatatcaagaacaataaaatctatgggcacataattcctatttgcaagaataagaacatcattaattcttcccataggctttttaatagtagaatcatttaaagaacaatcttcaagatcggtaaaaccaagcacatcacataaagatttcggaattgtagaaacactagcacccaagtcacacaaagcaaaacattcataatttttaatcttgactttgatagtaggttcccactcatcatgcaattttctagaaattgaaacttctaattccagtttttcttcaagagctttcatcatagcaataacaatatgtttagtaaaagctttattttgttcataagcatagggtgaatttatcatggattgcaacaaagatatacaatcaatcaaagagcaactatcataattgaagtctttgtaatccaaaagagtgggcacatcactagttaaagttttgacctcttcaaacccactttcatcaattttctcaataaGATTTTCACCCCGAAATATTGGGATGCCTTCTACCTAatgttgactcttctccagtccctttttcatcaatcctaactttactaaacaaggaatcaatagaataaacaccaatcattttaagatcttcatcacttttgcgaaagaaatcactagaaaacattttttttctaaaaattctcttttagctctaagcatagcggttcttttcttactttcatccatagaaaattaaagagctttaattgattcatctactttaggcacaaaaattttcgtcttgagattttccacatcatgagcaattctatcaacacttctagacaaatcatcaatcttactcaacttttcttctatggaagtgttgaaaactttttgtgtgttgataaattctttaatattattctaaagatcagaggtgttcctattattattataagattgatttccataggaattaccataattattagaggaattactaggaaaaggcctaggattaaaattacctctataagcattgttgttgaaattatttcgagagataaaattcacatatatggcaTCATTATTTTGATCAATCAAactagacaaaggcatatcattaaaatcaataggagcacttttactagcaaccaatttcataagagcatcaactttttcactcaaagaagaaatttcttcaaccgaattaacttttttactagtaggagctctttcggtatgccatcgtgaataatttgccataatattatcaagcaatttggtggcttcacccaaagtaatttacttaaaagtaccacccgtggcggaatctaaaagattacgagaaacaaaattcaatcccacataaattttttgtatgatcatccaaagatttaacccatgagttgggcaattccttagcatcattttcatcctttcccaagattgtgaaaaatgctcatgttcaagttgcttaaaattcatgatctgggttctaagggaaataatttagcgggaggaaaaaacttagtgataaaagcatctttgcacttattccaagaatcgatactattgtgaggcaaagaagagaatcaaatttttgcagaatgaCGCAAAGAAAACGagaataatttcatcttcaccacatcattgtcctcaacttttttcttttgcatatcgcatagttccacgaaggtattaagatgggacgcgtcatcctcattaggagtaccagaaaattgatctttcataacaagattcagcaaagcagtattaatatcacaagactccgcactagtggcgggaggagcaagaggagtgccaataaaatcattgttgttggtatttgagaaat
The sequence above is a segment of the Aegilops tauschii subsp. strangulata cultivar AL8/78 chromosome 6, Aet v6.0, whole genome shotgun sequence genome. Coding sequences within it:
- the LOC109761299 gene encoding uncharacterized protein, whose translation is MMVTSSNLCKLSPLQHHCIFENGALRGTLLRYALSVAAILAIEDLTYQVSAAPNGRLNDVVASPNPQVSSAGQWATIGQQEYKNANMYAGADPYVVLLQRLGDYSVYVGVDGAESFNPGNVLARV